In the genome of Chiroxiphia lanceolata isolate bChiLan1 chromosome 17, bChiLan1.pri, whole genome shotgun sequence, one region contains:
- the TPD52L2 gene encoding tumor protein D54 isoform X14 gives MPAVLPWIAGDARVGKSRGGLSDINLNSPNKGLLADAMTDVPVDNAARSAAPEGLTLAEEEELRSELAKVEEEIGTLRQVLAAKERHCGELKRKLGLTPLDGLKQNLSKSWHDVQVSNAYVKTSEKLGEWNDKVTQSDLYLSASSTLEDWNEKLTQSEAYKKTQETLSQAGQKTSAALSNVGSVISRKLGDMRNSATFKSFEDRVGTIKTSIRANGLSDM, from the exons ATGCCCGCTGTGCTGCCCTGGATTGCGGGAGATGCCCGTGTAGGAAAGTCCAGGGGAGGTCTCTCAg ATATCAACCTTAACTCTCCCAACAAAGGTCTGCTGGCCGATGCCATGACAGATGTTCCCGTGGACAACGCGGCCCGGAGCGCTGCGCCCGAGGGATTGACCCTGgccgaggaggaggagctgagaTCCGAGCTTGCCAAG GTTGAAGAAGAAATTGGTACTCTCAGGCAAGTTCTGGCAGCTAAAGAGAGGCACTGTGGAGAGCTGAAGAGGAAGCTGGGTCTGACTCCCTTGGATGGGTTAAAGCAAAACCTGTCCAAAAGCTGGCACGATGTCCAAGTCTCCAACGC TTATGTGAAAACATCTGAGAAACTTGGAGAGTGGAATGACAAAGTGACACAGTCTGACTT ATATCTTTCAGCCAGCAGCACACTGGAGGactggaatgaaaaattaactCAATCAGAAGC CTACAAGAAGACCCAGGAAACCCTTTCCCAGGCGGGACAGAAGACTTCAGCAGCCCTTTCCAATGTAGGTTCTGTTATCAGCAGGAAGCTTGGTGACATGAG GAATTCTGCAACCTTCAAGTCCTTTGAAGATAGAGTTGGGACCATAAAG ACTAGTATTCGGGCAAATGGCCTCTCAGATATGTGA
- the TPD52L2 gene encoding tumor protein D54 isoform X20, whose product MPAVLPWIAGDARVGKSRGGLSDINLNSPNKGLLADAMTDVPVDNAARSAAPEGLTLAEEEELRSELAKVEEEIGTLRQVLAAKERHCGELKRKLGLTPLDGLKQNLSKSWHDVQVSNAYKKTQETLSQAGQKTSAALSNVGSVISRKLGDMRNSATFKSFEDRVGTIKNRVVGSRENSTDGLHSPSGAGDKSPQDNAPF is encoded by the exons ATGCCCGCTGTGCTGCCCTGGATTGCGGGAGATGCCCGTGTAGGAAAGTCCAGGGGAGGTCTCTCAg ATATCAACCTTAACTCTCCCAACAAAGGTCTGCTGGCCGATGCCATGACAGATGTTCCCGTGGACAACGCGGCCCGGAGCGCTGCGCCCGAGGGATTGACCCTGgccgaggaggaggagctgagaTCCGAGCTTGCCAAG GTTGAAGAAGAAATTGGTACTCTCAGGCAAGTTCTGGCAGCTAAAGAGAGGCACTGTGGAGAGCTGAAGAGGAAGCTGGGTCTGACTCCCTTGGATGGGTTAAAGCAAAACCTGTCCAAAAGCTGGCACGATGTCCAAGTCTCCAACGC CTACAAGAAGACCCAGGAAACCCTTTCCCAGGCGGGACAGAAGACTTCAGCAGCCCTTTCCAATGTAGGTTCTGTTATCAGCAGGAAGCTTGGTGACATGAG GAATTCTGCAACCTTCAAGTCCTTTGAAGATAGAGTTGGGACCATAAAG aATAGAgtggtgggcagcagggaaaacagcacTGACGGCCTGCACTCCCCCTCGGGAGCTGGGGACAAGTCTCCACAAGACAACGCTCCTTTCTAG
- the TPD52L2 gene encoding tumor protein D54 isoform X8, translating to MPAVLPWIAGDARVGKSRGGLSDINLNSPNKGLLADAMTDVPVDNAARSAAPEGLTLAEEEELRSELAKVEEEIGTLRQVLAAKERHCGELKRKLGLTPLDGLKQNLSKSWHDVQVSNAYVKTSEKLGEWNDKVTQSDFYKKTQETLSQAGQKTSAALSNVGSVISRKLGDMSSYSIRHSISMPAMRNSATFKSFEDRVGTIKNRVVGSRENSTDGLHSPSGAGDKSPQDNAPF from the exons ATGCCCGCTGTGCTGCCCTGGATTGCGGGAGATGCCCGTGTAGGAAAGTCCAGGGGAGGTCTCTCAg ATATCAACCTTAACTCTCCCAACAAAGGTCTGCTGGCCGATGCCATGACAGATGTTCCCGTGGACAACGCGGCCCGGAGCGCTGCGCCCGAGGGATTGACCCTGgccgaggaggaggagctgagaTCCGAGCTTGCCAAG GTTGAAGAAGAAATTGGTACTCTCAGGCAAGTTCTGGCAGCTAAAGAGAGGCACTGTGGAGAGCTGAAGAGGAAGCTGGGTCTGACTCCCTTGGATGGGTTAAAGCAAAACCTGTCCAAAAGCTGGCACGATGTCCAAGTCTCCAACGC TTATGTGAAAACATCTGAGAAACTTGGAGAGTGGAATGACAAAGTGACACAGTCTGACTT CTACAAGAAGACCCAGGAAACCCTTTCCCAGGCGGGACAGAAGACTTCAGCAGCCCTTTCCAATGTAGGTTCTGTTATCAGCAGGAAGCTTGGTGACATGAG CAGTTACTCCATTCGCCACTCCATAAGTATGCCAGCCATGAG GAATTCTGCAACCTTCAAGTCCTTTGAAGATAGAGTTGGGACCATAAAG aATAGAgtggtgggcagcagggaaaacagcacTGACGGCCTGCACTCCCCCTCGGGAGCTGGGGACAAGTCTCCACAAGACAACGCTCCTTTCTAG
- the TPD52L2 gene encoding tumor protein D54 isoform X5, translated as MPAVLPWIAGDARVGKSRGGLSDINLNSPNKGLLADAMTDVPVDNAARSAAPEGLTLAEEEELRSELAKVEEEIGTLRQVLAAKERHCGELKRKLGLTPLDGLKQNLSKSWHDVQVSNAYVKTSEKLGEWNDKVTQSDLYLSASSTLEDWNEKLTQSEAYKKTQETLSQAGQKTSAALSNVGSVISRKLGDMRAHSISHSLSSYSIRHSISMPAMRNSATFKSFEDRVGTIKTSIRANGLSDM; from the exons ATGCCCGCTGTGCTGCCCTGGATTGCGGGAGATGCCCGTGTAGGAAAGTCCAGGGGAGGTCTCTCAg ATATCAACCTTAACTCTCCCAACAAAGGTCTGCTGGCCGATGCCATGACAGATGTTCCCGTGGACAACGCGGCCCGGAGCGCTGCGCCCGAGGGATTGACCCTGgccgaggaggaggagctgagaTCCGAGCTTGCCAAG GTTGAAGAAGAAATTGGTACTCTCAGGCAAGTTCTGGCAGCTAAAGAGAGGCACTGTGGAGAGCTGAAGAGGAAGCTGGGTCTGACTCCCTTGGATGGGTTAAAGCAAAACCTGTCCAAAAGCTGGCACGATGTCCAAGTCTCCAACGC TTATGTGAAAACATCTGAGAAACTTGGAGAGTGGAATGACAAAGTGACACAGTCTGACTT ATATCTTTCAGCCAGCAGCACACTGGAGGactggaatgaaaaattaactCAATCAGAAGC CTACAAGAAGACCCAGGAAACCCTTTCCCAGGCGGGACAGAAGACTTCAGCAGCCCTTTCCAATGTAGGTTCTGTTATCAGCAGGAAGCTTGGTGACATGAG GGCTCACTCCATCTCGCATTCCCTTAG CAGTTACTCCATTCGCCACTCCATAAGTATGCCAGCCATGAG GAATTCTGCAACCTTCAAGTCCTTTGAAGATAGAGTTGGGACCATAAAG ACTAGTATTCGGGCAAATGGCCTCTCAGATATGTGA
- the TPD52L2 gene encoding tumor protein D54 isoform X21 has protein sequence MESANQDINLNSPNKGLLADAMTDVPVDNAARSAAPEGLTLAEEEELRSELAKVEEEIGTLRQVLAAKERHCGELKRKLGLTPLDGLKQNLSKSWHDVQVSNAYKKTQETLSQAGQKTSAALSNVGSVISRKLGDMSSYSIRHSISMPAMRNSATFKSFEDRVGTIKNRVVGSRENSTDGLHSPSGAGDKSPQDNAPF, from the exons ATGGAGAGCGCGAACCAGG ATATCAACCTTAACTCTCCCAACAAAGGTCTGCTGGCCGATGCCATGACAGATGTTCCCGTGGACAACGCGGCCCGGAGCGCTGCGCCCGAGGGATTGACCCTGgccgaggaggaggagctgagaTCCGAGCTTGCCAAG GTTGAAGAAGAAATTGGTACTCTCAGGCAAGTTCTGGCAGCTAAAGAGAGGCACTGTGGAGAGCTGAAGAGGAAGCTGGGTCTGACTCCCTTGGATGGGTTAAAGCAAAACCTGTCCAAAAGCTGGCACGATGTCCAAGTCTCCAACGC CTACAAGAAGACCCAGGAAACCCTTTCCCAGGCGGGACAGAAGACTTCAGCAGCCCTTTCCAATGTAGGTTCTGTTATCAGCAGGAAGCTTGGTGACATGAG CAGTTACTCCATTCGCCACTCCATAAGTATGCCAGCCATGAG GAATTCTGCAACCTTCAAGTCCTTTGAAGATAGAGTTGGGACCATAAAG aATAGAgtggtgggcagcagggaaaacagcacTGACGGCCTGCACTCCCCCTCGGGAGCTGGGGACAAGTCTCCACAAGACAACGCTCCTTTCTAG
- the TPD52L2 gene encoding tumor protein D54 isoform X11 produces the protein MPAVLPWIAGDARVGKSRGGLSDINLNSPNKGLLADAMTDVPVDNAARSAAPEGLTLAEEEELRSELAKVEEEIGTLRQVLAAKERHCGELKRKLGLTPLDGLKQNLSKSWHDVQVSNAYVKTSEKLGEWNDKVTQSDFYKKTQETLSQAGQKTSAALSNVGSVISRKLGDMRAHSISHSLSSYSIRHSISMPAMRNSATFKSFEDRVGTIKTSIRANGLSDM, from the exons ATGCCCGCTGTGCTGCCCTGGATTGCGGGAGATGCCCGTGTAGGAAAGTCCAGGGGAGGTCTCTCAg ATATCAACCTTAACTCTCCCAACAAAGGTCTGCTGGCCGATGCCATGACAGATGTTCCCGTGGACAACGCGGCCCGGAGCGCTGCGCCCGAGGGATTGACCCTGgccgaggaggaggagctgagaTCCGAGCTTGCCAAG GTTGAAGAAGAAATTGGTACTCTCAGGCAAGTTCTGGCAGCTAAAGAGAGGCACTGTGGAGAGCTGAAGAGGAAGCTGGGTCTGACTCCCTTGGATGGGTTAAAGCAAAACCTGTCCAAAAGCTGGCACGATGTCCAAGTCTCCAACGC TTATGTGAAAACATCTGAGAAACTTGGAGAGTGGAATGACAAAGTGACACAGTCTGACTT CTACAAGAAGACCCAGGAAACCCTTTCCCAGGCGGGACAGAAGACTTCAGCAGCCCTTTCCAATGTAGGTTCTGTTATCAGCAGGAAGCTTGGTGACATGAG GGCTCACTCCATCTCGCATTCCCTTAG CAGTTACTCCATTCGCCACTCCATAAGTATGCCAGCCATGAG GAATTCTGCAACCTTCAAGTCCTTTGAAGATAGAGTTGGGACCATAAAG ACTAGTATTCGGGCAAATGGCCTCTCAGATATGTGA
- the TPD52L2 gene encoding tumor protein D54 isoform X13, with protein MPAVLPWIAGDARVGKSRGGLSDINLNSPNKGLLADAMTDVPVDNAARSAAPEGLTLAEEEELRSELAKVEEEIGTLRQVLAAKERHCGELKRKLGLTPLDGLKQNLSKSWHDVQVSNAYVKTSEKLGEWNDKVTQSDFYKKTQETLSQAGQKTSAALSNVGSVISRKLGDMRNSATFKSFEDRVGTIKNRVVGSRENSTDGLHSPSGAGDKSPQDNAPF; from the exons ATGCCCGCTGTGCTGCCCTGGATTGCGGGAGATGCCCGTGTAGGAAAGTCCAGGGGAGGTCTCTCAg ATATCAACCTTAACTCTCCCAACAAAGGTCTGCTGGCCGATGCCATGACAGATGTTCCCGTGGACAACGCGGCCCGGAGCGCTGCGCCCGAGGGATTGACCCTGgccgaggaggaggagctgagaTCCGAGCTTGCCAAG GTTGAAGAAGAAATTGGTACTCTCAGGCAAGTTCTGGCAGCTAAAGAGAGGCACTGTGGAGAGCTGAAGAGGAAGCTGGGTCTGACTCCCTTGGATGGGTTAAAGCAAAACCTGTCCAAAAGCTGGCACGATGTCCAAGTCTCCAACGC TTATGTGAAAACATCTGAGAAACTTGGAGAGTGGAATGACAAAGTGACACAGTCTGACTT CTACAAGAAGACCCAGGAAACCCTTTCCCAGGCGGGACAGAAGACTTCAGCAGCCCTTTCCAATGTAGGTTCTGTTATCAGCAGGAAGCTTGGTGACATGAG GAATTCTGCAACCTTCAAGTCCTTTGAAGATAGAGTTGGGACCATAAAG aATAGAgtggtgggcagcagggaaaacagcacTGACGGCCTGCACTCCCCCTCGGGAGCTGGGGACAAGTCTCCACAAGACAACGCTCCTTTCTAG
- the TPD52L2 gene encoding tumor protein D54 isoform X17: MPAVLPWIAGDARVGKSRGGLSDINLNSPNKGLLADAMTDVPVDNAARSAAPEGLTLAEEEELRSELAKVEEEIGTLRQVLAAKERHCGELKRKLGLTPLDGLKQNLSKSWHDVQVSNAYKKTQETLSQAGQKTSAALSNVGSVISRKLGDMSSYSIRHSISMPAMRNSATFKSFEDRVGTIKNRVVGSRENSTDGLHSPSGAGDKSPQDNAPF; this comes from the exons ATGCCCGCTGTGCTGCCCTGGATTGCGGGAGATGCCCGTGTAGGAAAGTCCAGGGGAGGTCTCTCAg ATATCAACCTTAACTCTCCCAACAAAGGTCTGCTGGCCGATGCCATGACAGATGTTCCCGTGGACAACGCGGCCCGGAGCGCTGCGCCCGAGGGATTGACCCTGgccgaggaggaggagctgagaTCCGAGCTTGCCAAG GTTGAAGAAGAAATTGGTACTCTCAGGCAAGTTCTGGCAGCTAAAGAGAGGCACTGTGGAGAGCTGAAGAGGAAGCTGGGTCTGACTCCCTTGGATGGGTTAAAGCAAAACCTGTCCAAAAGCTGGCACGATGTCCAAGTCTCCAACGC CTACAAGAAGACCCAGGAAACCCTTTCCCAGGCGGGACAGAAGACTTCAGCAGCCCTTTCCAATGTAGGTTCTGTTATCAGCAGGAAGCTTGGTGACATGAG CAGTTACTCCATTCGCCACTCCATAAGTATGCCAGCCATGAG GAATTCTGCAACCTTCAAGTCCTTTGAAGATAGAGTTGGGACCATAAAG aATAGAgtggtgggcagcagggaaaacagcacTGACGGCCTGCACTCCCCCTCGGGAGCTGGGGACAAGTCTCCACAAGACAACGCTCCTTTCTAG